In Nitrospira sp., a genomic segment contains:
- the def gene encoding peptide deformylase translates to MKLKSGAMLTIAKLGNPILRKVAAPIDPREIKSSEIQRLIDDMFEVMYDEPGIGLAAPQVSRSIQLVVMGCKGEGGFPETVLINPSIVYYGPEQVDNWEGCLSVDGLRGKVIRPSLVRVKGLDRKGKALDFEATELYAVCIQHELDHLIGKVFLDRMTDMSTLTQLDEFSQYWQKEPTNVI, encoded by the coding sequence ATGAAACTCAAGAGCGGAGCGATGCTCACGATTGCCAAATTAGGCAACCCTATTCTTCGCAAAGTTGCTGCGCCGATTGATCCGCGAGAGATTAAATCGTCTGAGATTCAGCGGTTGATCGACGACATGTTTGAAGTGATGTACGACGAACCGGGCATCGGGTTGGCTGCGCCACAAGTGTCACGTTCGATTCAACTGGTAGTGATGGGCTGTAAAGGTGAGGGTGGGTTTCCAGAAACGGTCCTCATCAACCCCTCGATTGTGTATTACGGGCCTGAACAAGTAGACAACTGGGAAGGTTGTCTGAGTGTTGATGGATTGCGGGGTAAGGTGATCCGACCCTCACTGGTGCGGGTCAAGGGGCTGGATCGGAAGGGCAAAGCTTTGGACTTTGAGGCGACCGAACTGTACGCAGTCTGTATTCAGCACGAACTCGATCACTTGATCGGCAAAGTTTTTCTGGATCGCATGACCGATATGTCCACCCTTACTCAGCTGGACGAATTTTCGCAGTATTGGCAAAAAGAACCCACGAATGTAATTTGA